In one Babylonia areolata isolate BAREFJ2019XMU chromosome 14, ASM4173473v1, whole genome shotgun sequence genomic region, the following are encoded:
- the LOC143289391 gene encoding uncharacterized protein LOC143289391 yields MSPDFLMSPVFLMSPVFLMSPVFLMSPVFNLSDVSTLSDVSTLSDVSSLSDVSSLSDVSSLPDVSTLSDVSTLSDVSTLPDVSTLPDVSTLPDVSTLSDVSTLSDVSTLPDVSSLSDVSTLSDVSTLSAFLILSDVSTLPDVSTLSDVSTLSDVSTLTLSDVSTLPDVSSLSGVSSLSGVSSL; encoded by the exons ATGTCTCCAGACTTTCTGATGTCTCCAGTCTTTCTGATGTCTCCAGTCTTTCTGATGTCTCCAGTCTTTCTGATGTCTCCAGTCTTTAATCTTTCTGATGTCTCCACTCTTTCTGATGTCTCCACTCTTTCTGATGTCTCCAGTCTTTCTGATGTCTCCAGTCTTTCTGATGTCTCCAGTCTTCCTGATGTCTCCACTCTTTCTGATGTCTCCACTCTTTCTGATGTCTCCACTCTTCCTGATGTCTCCACTCTTCCTGATGTCTCCACTCTTCCTGATGTCTCCACTCTTTCTGATGTCTCCACTCTTTCTGATGTCTCCACTCTTCCTGATGTCTCCAGTCTTTCTGATGTCTCCACTCTTTCTGATGTCTCCACTCTTTCTG CCTTTCTGAT TCTTTCTGATGTCTCCACTCTTCCTGATGTCTCCACTCTTTCTGATGTCTCCACTCTTTCTGATGTctccactctcactctttctgatGTCTCCACTCTTCCTGATGTCTCCAGTCTTTCTGGTGTCTCCAGTCTTTCTGGTGTCTCCAGTCTTTAA